A single window of Streptomyces cathayae DNA harbors:
- a CDS encoding DNA-binding protein — MRDVHRLEPIPANLGSGTVLAAWERFVRGEDQVPGVRPLVAISWHRCRERYRVDPHLTEAPVAVAALDRTPEHDVVLAELGFRAASVAHEVGNLGGVVTVADATGRILAEWGDQATLARAGESHLAPWFCWSECAVGTNGMGTALEAHGPVPIRGAEHWCQAFHDWVCAGIAVRDVVTREPIAVLSICCWRSRLPASAESWLANAVTMTRYPLKRRARDNGAELVAAYTRARARSGAALAAVDTAGQVVIADDMASMLLGVPASTPAVDPTLRWNAGLPELIAAARYATRQAAHDPDWVGSTQILAHPADEPTPISIRPVFSSGHLIGNLVSFGASDGAQFPQTEGSAHPRMQPRRLVATRDNRMVLLRLPEVSFAQSQGNDVWLSTDQGRLRAASPSLDKLDGELADVGFLRVHRRYVVNLSRIREIERGPKGELSLVMDGRTNEMVPVSRRNAPSVRRALDL, encoded by the coding sequence ATGAGGGATGTACATCGACTCGAGCCCATCCCGGCGAACCTGGGCAGCGGCACCGTGCTCGCGGCGTGGGAACGGTTCGTGCGGGGCGAGGATCAGGTCCCGGGCGTCCGGCCCCTGGTGGCGATCTCCTGGCACCGCTGCCGAGAGCGATACCGTGTCGATCCTCACCTCACAGAGGCTCCGGTGGCCGTCGCGGCGCTCGACCGTACGCCCGAGCACGATGTCGTCCTCGCCGAGCTGGGCTTTCGTGCCGCCTCCGTGGCACATGAAGTGGGCAACCTCGGTGGCGTGGTCACCGTCGCCGATGCCACTGGCCGGATCCTGGCCGAGTGGGGTGACCAGGCCACGCTCGCCAGAGCCGGCGAGTCCCATCTCGCGCCCTGGTTCTGCTGGTCCGAGTGTGCGGTCGGCACGAACGGCATGGGCACGGCGCTCGAGGCGCACGGCCCGGTACCGATCAGGGGCGCGGAGCACTGGTGCCAGGCGTTCCACGACTGGGTCTGCGCGGGCATCGCGGTGCGTGACGTGGTGACCAGGGAACCGATCGCGGTCCTGAGCATCTGCTGCTGGCGCAGCCGGCTTCCCGCGTCCGCGGAAAGCTGGCTGGCGAACGCGGTCACCATGACCCGGTACCCGTTGAAGAGGCGCGCCCGGGACAACGGCGCCGAGTTGGTCGCGGCCTACACCCGGGCCAGGGCACGCTCCGGTGCGGCGCTCGCCGCAGTGGACACCGCGGGCCAGGTGGTGATAGCCGACGACATGGCGAGCATGCTCCTGGGCGTCCCGGCATCGACCCCGGCGGTCGATCCCACGCTGAGATGGAACGCCGGTCTGCCGGAATTGATCGCAGCCGCCCGGTATGCCACCAGGCAGGCAGCCCACGATCCTGACTGGGTCGGCTCGACGCAGATTCTCGCCCACCCCGCCGACGAGCCGACACCGATCAGCATCCGACCCGTCTTCTCGTCCGGACACCTGATCGGGAACCTGGTCTCGTTCGGTGCCTCCGACGGGGCACAGTTCCCCCAAACGGAGGGGTCCGCGCACCCTCGGATGCAGCCGCGCCGACTGGTCGCGACGCGCGACAACCGGATGGTGCTGCTGCGGCTGCCGGAAGTCTCCTTCGCCCAATCGCAGGGAAACGACGTGTGGCTCTCCACCGATCAGGGGCGGTTGCGAGCCGCTTCTCCGAGCCTGGACAAGCTCGACGGTGAGCTGGCGGATGTGGGCTTCCTGCGGGTGCACCGCCGGTACGTGGTCAACCTCAGCCGCATCCGGGAGATCGAGCGCGGACCCAAGGGAGAGCTGTCTCTGGTCATGGACGGCCGGACGAACGAGATGGTGCC
- a CDS encoding DUF2267 domain-containing protein has protein sequence MHMHWDAFVSAVQERGEYPAQEEAERSSRVVLGLLGAHLVGEVRAELAARLPETLALVLLNPLQAHEPLSPERFVRATAAWIEGATEKTATWDVSAVLSVVADVAGEELVRRLLLQLPPGYDLLFGRPQPT, from the coding sequence ATGCACATGCACTGGGACGCGTTCGTCTCTGCGGTCCAAGAACGCGGCGAATACCCTGCCCAGGAAGAGGCGGAACGATCCTCCCGCGTCGTTCTCGGCCTGCTGGGCGCTCATCTGGTGGGCGAAGTGCGCGCCGAGCTGGCTGCCCGGCTGCCGGAAACGCTGGCGCTGGTTCTGCTCAATCCCCTCCAGGCGCACGAACCGCTTTCGCCGGAGCGATTCGTCCGGGCGACCGCGGCCTGGATCGAGGGCGCCACCGAAAAAACCGCGACGTGGGACGTCAGTGCCGTCCTCAGCGTGGTGGCCGACGTCGCGGGCGAGGAGCTGGTCCGCCGCCTCCTGCTCCAGCTGCCGCCGGGCTACGACCTGCTCTTCGGCCGCCCCCAGCCGACCTGA
- a CDS encoding NADPH-dependent F420 reductase: MTSVEEQRMIVTIVGAGNMARGIGTRALAGGHSVRLHDRGKAKAEELATALSQATPGADATAVDAEAAADADIVVLALPCPAGRDVAVAWAGTLAGKVVVDISNPVDFSTFDSLVVPPGTSAAEQIAAAVPESRVVKAFNTTFAGTLTAGEVAGRPLDVFIAGDDEAAKQTVADLVSSAGLRPLDVGPLRRARELEAFQFLHMASQERLGLNWSSAIAILP, encoded by the coding sequence GTGACGTCCGTCGAGGAGCAGCGCATGATCGTCACCATCGTCGGCGCCGGGAACATGGCCCGCGGCATCGGTACCCGGGCATTGGCGGGCGGGCACTCCGTCCGGCTGCACGACCGCGGGAAAGCCAAGGCGGAGGAGCTGGCCACGGCCCTGAGCCAGGCCACTCCGGGAGCGGACGCCACGGCGGTCGACGCCGAGGCCGCGGCCGATGCCGACATCGTGGTGCTCGCCCTGCCCTGTCCGGCCGGACGCGACGTCGCCGTCGCGTGGGCCGGCACCCTGGCGGGGAAGGTCGTCGTGGACATCTCCAACCCGGTGGATTTCAGCACCTTCGACTCACTCGTCGTACCCCCCGGCACCTCCGCCGCCGAACAGATCGCCGCCGCCGTGCCGGAAAGCCGGGTCGTCAAGGCCTTCAACACCACCTTCGCCGGGACGCTCACCGCGGGGGAGGTGGCCGGCCGGCCGCTGGACGTCTTCATCGCCGGAGACGACGAGGCGGCGAAACAGACCGTCGCGGACCTGGTCTCCTCCGCGGGGCTGCGCCCCCTGGACGTGGGACCGCTGCGCCGGGCCCGCGAGTTGGAAGCCTTCCAGTTCCTGCACATGGCGTCCCAGGAACGGCTCGGCCTGAACTGGTCCAGCGCCATCGCGATCCTTCCGTGA
- a CDS encoding serine/threonine-protein kinase — protein sequence MKPLDTNTDPRVVGPFELLARLGAGGMGVAYLAREIPLEGLSDEMVAAYRLVEPDHDRGRDEAADPSRLVVVKTIQPHLLDQPHARERFAREIDAIRAVAGDRVPALRAADPEAGEPWFAMDYVAGPSLHTLVRESGPLPVGPCAALGLALVDALAVIHGTKLLHRDLKPSNVVLGPDGPVVLDFGLAVLSERQSSQALTRTGDRLGTRPYMPVEQLRDSKHVEAAADVYALGATLFFALTGRAPYPYMPLMVPPTWEGVDPAFLPLLGRVIDAEPLRRPDLDGVRENLSTLLTDAGLTLGQAAEQLRERVVAADLTPKLPPEALKGRADPVVRELAQKAVDEGEAPDAPWAEEDPGFYGLVNTEDIAWVVEGTDDPGDHTPTLLDDGRGRTPTAPTVPTVPLPASEHRPGAGPAAAGPTLPLPRPGEAPTVPADPAGPAGAVPETAIHPR from the coding sequence ATGAAGCCGCTGGACACCAATACGGACCCGCGTGTGGTGGGACCGTTCGAACTGCTCGCCCGGCTCGGCGCGGGTGGCATGGGCGTCGCCTATCTGGCGCGCGAGATCCCGCTGGAGGGACTCTCCGACGAGATGGTCGCGGCCTACCGGCTGGTCGAGCCCGATCACGATCGCGGCCGTGACGAGGCGGCCGACCCGTCGCGGCTCGTCGTGGTCAAGACGATCCAGCCGCACCTGCTGGACCAGCCGCACGCCCGCGAGCGGTTCGCGCGGGAGATCGACGCCATCCGCGCGGTGGCCGGCGACCGGGTTCCGGCGCTGCGCGCGGCGGACCCGGAGGCCGGTGAGCCGTGGTTCGCCATGGACTACGTCGCCGGGCCGTCGCTGCACACTCTGGTGCGGGAGTCAGGCCCCCTCCCCGTCGGGCCGTGCGCGGCGCTCGGTCTGGCCCTGGTGGACGCGTTGGCCGTCATCCACGGGACGAAGCTGCTGCACCGCGACCTCAAGCCGAGCAACGTGGTGCTCGGCCCGGACGGGCCGGTGGTGCTGGACTTCGGCCTGGCGGTGCTGTCCGAGCGCCAGTCCAGCCAGGCGCTCACCCGGACCGGCGACCGCCTGGGCACGCGTCCCTACATGCCCGTCGAGCAACTGCGCGACAGCAAGCACGTCGAGGCAGCCGCCGATGTGTACGCCCTCGGCGCCACCCTCTTCTTCGCGCTGACGGGGCGGGCACCGTACCCCTACATGCCGTTGATGGTGCCCCCGACGTGGGAAGGCGTCGATCCGGCCTTTCTGCCGCTGCTGGGCCGGGTGATCGACGCCGAACCGCTCCGGCGTCCGGATCTCGACGGTGTGCGGGAGAACCTGTCCACCCTGCTCACCGACGCCGGCCTGACCCTCGGACAGGCGGCGGAGCAGCTCCGGGAACGGGTCGTCGCCGCCGACCTGACGCCGAAGCTGCCCCCCGAGGCGCTCAAGGGGCGTGCCGACCCCGTCGTACGGGAGCTGGCGCAGAAGGCGGTCGACGAGGGCGAGGCGCCGGACGCTCCCTGGGCGGAGGAGGACCCGGGCTTCTACGGTCTGGTGAACACGGAGGACATCGCGTGGGTGGTCGAGGGGACGGACGACCCCGGCGACCACACGCCCACGCTCCTGGACGACGGCCGGGGGCGGACACCCACGGCGCCCACCGTGCCCACGGTCCCGCTGCCCGCGTCCGAGCACCGGCCGGGCGCCGGGCCCGCTGCCGCCGGTCCCACCCTTCCGCTTCCGCGGCCCGGGGAGGCCCCGACGGTTCCGGCGGACCCGGCAGGGCCCGCGGGCGCCGTACCGGAGACCGCGATCCACCCGCGGTGA
- a CDS encoding DUF397 domain-containing protein: MNNAESSTVASGLAWFKSSYSGTEGGDCVEVAAAAAVVHVRDSKTTAGPVLTVTGDVWTGFVGSVLSERSV; this comes from the coding sequence ATGAACAACGCTGAGTCCTCGACCGTCGCCTCCGGCCTCGCCTGGTTCAAGAGCAGCTACAGCGGAACCGAGGGCGGCGATTGCGTAGAGGTCGCGGCTGCTGCGGCAGTGGTGCACGTCCGGGACTCCAAGACCACCGCCGGGCCCGTCCTCACGGTGACGGGTGACGTGTGGACGGGGTTCGTCGGGTCGGTCCTGTCGGAGCGGAGCGTCTGA
- a CDS encoding helix-turn-helix domain-containing protein translates to MTERTGVDDTTGTRAAPGDGAGPAATTAVVSLGDEWENGDGNGGSPRRPEDGAAKGVVTAFGQTLKTLRLREGLDRQEFGNRLGYSASTVASFEQGRRIPSPSTIDRADEILNADGLLRLWKEEVERAQYPVFFQGMAVLEKEAVELVAYDTMVVKGLLQTEDYTRAVLNVRCPPLDEETIEQRVVARLARQDIFDRRPTPLLSFVLDESILRRPYGGRSVLRGQLEHLLLIGRKRNVEIQIMPIDRGDNPGVNGPFTVVTRRDGKKFVYAEAEGIGSLQTDPERGVMAAARYGIIRSQALSPRESMEFIEGVLRSL, encoded by the coding sequence ATGACGGAACGCACGGGCGTGGACGACACGACGGGGACGAGGGCGGCCCCCGGTGACGGCGCCGGGCCCGCGGCCACGACAGCGGTCGTGAGTCTCGGAGATGAGTGGGAGAACGGCGACGGCAACGGCGGGAGCCCGCGGCGTCCGGAGGACGGAGCGGCGAAGGGCGTGGTCACCGCCTTCGGGCAGACCCTGAAGACGCTCCGGCTGCGGGAGGGCCTGGACCGCCAGGAGTTCGGCAACCGCCTCGGCTACTCGGCCTCCACGGTCGCCTCCTTCGAGCAGGGCCGCAGGATCCCGTCCCCGTCGACCATCGACCGCGCGGACGAGATCCTGAACGCGGACGGGCTGCTGCGCCTGTGGAAGGAGGAGGTGGAGCGGGCCCAGTATCCGGTGTTCTTCCAGGGGATGGCGGTGCTGGAGAAGGAGGCCGTCGAGCTGGTCGCCTACGACACGATGGTGGTCAAGGGCCTGCTCCAGACCGAGGACTACACGCGGGCAGTGCTCAACGTGAGGTGTCCTCCCCTGGACGAGGAGACCATCGAGCAGCGGGTGGTGGCACGGCTGGCCCGCCAGGACATCTTCGACCGCCGTCCCACCCCCTTATTGAGCTTCGTGCTGGACGAGTCGATCCTGCGGCGTCCGTACGGCGGCAGATCCGTGCTGCGCGGACAGCTGGAACACCTGCTGCTGATCGGCCGGAAGCGCAACGTCGAGATCCAGATCATGCCGATCGACCGCGGGGACAACCCGGGGGTCAACGGGCCCTTCACCGTCGTCACGCGCAGGGACGGCAAGAAGTTCGTGTACGCCGAGGCGGAGGGGATCGGTTCGCTGCAGACCGACCCGGAACGAGGGGTTATGGCCGCCGCACGTTATGGGATTATCCGATCCCAGGCTCTCAGTCCGCGAGAGTCAATGGAGTTCATCGAAGGGGTGCTGAGATCGCTATGA